In a genomic window of Streptomyces koelreuteriae:
- a CDS encoding beta-galactosidase encodes MVTPHRLRVPTPSAPPLTGHLPFADAPGVPDPIEVTSRWLTRGGRPWFPVSGEFHYSRYPHGEWEEELLKMKAGGVTAVASYVIWIHHEEIEGRVRFDGDRDLRRFAGLCARHGLDFVPRIGPWSHAEVRNGGLPDWLLARACTPRTDDPAYLEPVRAWFQAVAEQLRGLDRAHGGPIVAIQIENELYDQPGHLRTLKRLAQEVGLSAPLWTSTAWGGVRLPGEELLPLYGGYPEAFWTEADGGWPDTCRKHFFFTHERDDEGIGADLRPTAVRGAGPAPTDRFPWVTCELGGGMAVAYHRRPRVEAADVGALGLTKIGCGSVWQGYYMFHGGTNPQGELTTLQESHATGYPNDLPVLSYDFQAPLGEYGQVRPSYHELRLQHLLLAEFGHRIAPMESVLPERLPAGQHDRDTLRWAVRTDGTSGFLFVTNHQPHEPLPDHPGTTFTIDFPGARALTLPSAPVTVPSGAFFCWPLRLDVAGVRLEWASAQPVCTVEADGRTVLVLAATDGIAPELALDADTVASVAVPSGDGEVTPVDGRVLVTGLRPGTDALVEVDAADGSRVGLLVLDAATARTAYRGVAWGAERLVLCGDGVVFDGDEVRLHSPAAEPSFAVLPAPGSALVVEGERVREEADGVCTRYTVEAGGVGDTAARVTLVRPAGPAPEPVTGVQGRASVPADKHVDAAAAEYRVDVPEELLRAPAGVLLRLHWTGDLARAYAGDVLVADQFYSGRVWDIGLDRIPAEELRARGLRLKVLPLAADAAVHVPGQVGDAWRAAGVGRAEWVVTRVWTVRTG; translated from the coding sequence CTGGTGACCCCGCACCGACTGCGCGTTCCCACGCCCTCCGCTCCCCCGCTGACCGGCCATCTGCCCTTCGCGGACGCGCCGGGCGTGCCCGACCCGATCGAGGTCACGAGCCGCTGGCTCACCCGTGGCGGCCGCCCCTGGTTCCCGGTCTCCGGCGAGTTCCACTACTCCCGCTACCCGCACGGGGAGTGGGAGGAGGAGTTGCTGAAGATGAAGGCGGGCGGGGTGACCGCCGTCGCCTCCTATGTGATCTGGATCCACCACGAGGAGATCGAGGGCCGGGTCCGCTTCGACGGCGACCGCGACCTCCGGCGCTTCGCCGGGCTGTGCGCCCGCCACGGCCTGGACTTCGTCCCGCGCATCGGCCCCTGGTCGCACGCGGAGGTGCGCAACGGCGGCCTGCCCGACTGGCTGCTCGCCCGCGCCTGCACGCCGCGTACCGACGACCCGGCGTACTTGGAGCCCGTACGCGCCTGGTTCCAGGCCGTCGCGGAGCAACTGCGCGGTCTGGACCGGGCGCACGGCGGGCCGATCGTCGCGATCCAGATCGAGAACGAGTTGTATGACCAGCCCGGCCATCTGCGCACGCTCAAGCGTCTCGCTCAGGAGGTCGGGCTGAGCGCACCGTTGTGGACGTCGACCGCCTGGGGCGGGGTGCGGCTCCCGGGCGAGGAGCTGCTTCCGCTGTACGGCGGGTATCCCGAGGCGTTCTGGACGGAGGCGGACGGCGGCTGGCCCGACACCTGTCGCAAGCACTTCTTCTTCACGCACGAGCGCGACGACGAGGGCATCGGCGCCGACCTGCGGCCCACGGCCGTGCGCGGCGCCGGGCCGGCTCCGACGGATCGGTTCCCCTGGGTCACCTGTGAGTTGGGAGGGGGTATGGCGGTGGCCTATCACCGGCGGCCCCGGGTGGAGGCGGCCGACGTGGGCGCGCTCGGGCTGACCAAGATCGGCTGCGGTTCGGTGTGGCAGGGCTACTACATGTTCCACGGCGGTACGAATCCGCAGGGAGAGCTGACCACCCTTCAGGAGTCGCACGCCACCGGCTACCCCAACGACCTGCCGGTCCTGAGCTACGACTTCCAGGCCCCGCTCGGCGAGTACGGCCAGGTGCGGCCCTCGTACCACGAACTGCGGCTCCAGCACCTGCTGCTGGCCGAATTCGGGCACCGGATCGCGCCCATGGAGTCCGTGCTGCCCGAGCGGCTGCCGGCCGGGCAGCACGACCGTGACACCCTGCGCTGGGCAGTGCGCACCGACGGCACCTCGGGCTTCCTGTTCGTGACCAACCACCAGCCGCACGAGCCGCTGCCGGACCACCCGGGCACGACGTTCACGATCGACTTTCCGGGCGCGCGTGCGCTCACGCTGCCGAGCGCTCCCGTGACGGTGCCCTCCGGCGCCTTCTTCTGCTGGCCGCTGCGGTTGGACGTGGCCGGGGTGCGGCTGGAGTGGGCCTCCGCGCAGCCGGTGTGCACGGTCGAGGCGGACGGCCGTACGGTCCTGGTGCTGGCCGCGACCGACGGCATCGCGCCCGAACTCGCCCTGGACGCGGATACGGTGGCGTCCGTCGCCGTGCCGTCCGGTGACGGGGAGGTCACGCCGGTCGACGGCCGGGTCCTGGTCACCGGTCTGCGGCCGGGCACCGATGCCCTGGTCGAGGTGGACGCGGCCGACGGTTCCCGCGTCGGCCTGCTGGTCCTGGACGCGGCGACGGCCCGTACGGCCTACCGAGGTGTCGCGTGGGGAGCGGAGCGGCTGGTGCTCTGCGGGGACGGGGTCGTCTTCGACGGTGACGAGGTACGGCTGCACAGCCCGGCCGCCGAGCCGTCGTTCGCGGTGCTGCCCGCGCCCGGTTCCGCCCTGGTGGTGGAGGGGGAACGGGTGCGGGAGGAGGCGGACGGTGTGTGCACGCGCTACACCGTCGAAGCCGGGGGCGTCGGTGACACCGCCGCGCGGGTCACCCTGGTCAGGCCGGCCGGTCCGGCCCCCGAGCCCGTGACCGGTGTGCAGGGCCGGGCGAGTGTGCCGGCCGACAAGCATGTGGACGCCGCGGCCGCCGAGTACCGGGTCGACGTACCGGAGGAACTGCTGCGGGCGCCCGCCGGTGTGCTGCTGCGGCTGCACTGGACCGGTGATCTGGCACGGGCCTACGCGGGGGACGTCCTGGTCGCCGACCAGTTCTACTCGGGGCGGGTCTGGGACATCGGCCTCGACCGGATTCCGGCCGAGGAGTTGCGTGCGCGGGGGCTACGGCTGAAGGTGCTGCCGCTGGCGGCGGACGCGGCGGTGCATGTGCCGGGGCAGGTGGGTGATGCCTGGCGGGCGGCCGGGGTGGGGCGGGCCGAGTGGGTGGTCACGCGTGTGTGGACGGTCCGGACCGGCTGA
- a CDS encoding heavy metal translocating P-type ATPase — protein MTSTLTPRPVQEAEPARPGTVPRRRTRVLALPEARWAAAATACFLLALPLQLTGAPAWTWGPLYAAAYATGGWEPGWEGLKALKDRTLDVDLLMVVAALGAAAIGQVMDGALLIVIFATSGALEALATARTADSVRGLLDLAPATATRLSPDGGEQVVPVEELTVGDTVLVRPGERVGADGRVLDGASEVDQATITGEPLPVPKERGDEVFAGTLNGTGALRVRVERDASDSVIARIVRMVQEASETKAPTQLFIEKVEQRYSLGMVAATLAVFLVPLAFGEQLNDALLRAMTFMIVASPCAVVLATMPPLLSAIANAGRHGVLVKSAVVMERIGQVDAVALDKTGTLTEGSPRVTDVRPLPGSRLDEGELLTLAAAAERPSEHPLARAIVDAAREQGLDLPEAQDFTSAPGVGVTAVVDGRAVAVGAPARLTDDALDGVAELEESGRTAVLVVVDGTPAGLLGIADRPRPDAAATVAALTTLTGAAPTLLTGDNPRAAAHLAAETGIDDVRAGLLPQDKLAAVQEMASAGRKVLVVGDGVNDAPALAAAHTGIAMGRAGSDLALETADAVIVRDELAAVPATVALSRRARRLVVQNLVIAGVFIAGLVVWDLAGDLPLPLGVAGHEGSTVLVGLNGLRLLRESAWQKAAAEGSA, from the coding sequence TTGACTTCCACCCTCACGCCGCGGCCGGTCCAGGAGGCGGAGCCCGCACGCCCCGGGACCGTGCCGCGGCGGCGCACCCGTGTCCTCGCGCTTCCCGAGGCGCGCTGGGCCGCGGCGGCCACCGCCTGCTTCCTGCTCGCGCTGCCGCTCCAGCTGACCGGCGCCCCCGCCTGGACCTGGGGCCCGCTGTACGCGGCGGCGTACGCCACGGGCGGCTGGGAGCCGGGCTGGGAGGGGCTGAAGGCGCTCAAGGACCGCACCCTCGACGTCGACCTGCTGATGGTGGTCGCCGCACTGGGCGCGGCCGCGATCGGGCAGGTCATGGACGGCGCCCTGCTCATCGTCATCTTCGCCACCTCCGGCGCCTTGGAGGCGCTGGCCACGGCCCGCACCGCCGACTCCGTCCGCGGCCTGCTCGACCTGGCCCCCGCCACGGCCACCCGGCTCTCTCCCGACGGCGGGGAACAGGTCGTCCCCGTCGAGGAGCTGACGGTCGGCGACACCGTCCTCGTCCGCCCCGGGGAGCGCGTCGGCGCCGACGGCCGGGTGCTGGACGGGGCGAGCGAGGTGGACCAGGCGACCATCACCGGCGAGCCGCTCCCCGTGCCGAAGGAGCGGGGCGACGAGGTCTTCGCGGGCACACTCAACGGCACCGGCGCCCTGCGGGTCCGGGTCGAGCGCGACGCGTCCGACTCGGTGATCGCCCGGATCGTCCGGATGGTGCAGGAGGCGTCCGAGACCAAGGCGCCCACGCAACTGTTCATCGAGAAGGTCGAGCAGCGCTATTCGCTGGGCATGGTGGCCGCGACCCTGGCCGTCTTCCTGGTGCCGCTGGCCTTCGGCGAACAGCTCAACGACGCGCTGCTGCGGGCCATGACCTTCATGATCGTGGCCTCGCCGTGCGCGGTCGTGCTGGCCACCATGCCGCCCCTGCTGTCGGCCATCGCCAACGCCGGGCGGCACGGTGTGCTGGTGAAGTCGGCCGTGGTGATGGAGCGGATCGGCCAGGTGGACGCGGTCGCACTGGACAAGACCGGCACCCTGACCGAAGGCAGCCCGCGCGTCACCGACGTCCGTCCGCTGCCCGGATCACGGCTGGACGAGGGCGAGTTGCTGACCCTGGCGGCAGCCGCCGAGCGGCCCAGCGAGCACCCGCTGGCCCGGGCGATCGTCGACGCGGCCCGCGAGCAGGGCCTCGACCTGCCCGAAGCGCAGGACTTCACCTCCGCGCCGGGCGTGGGAGTGACCGCCGTCGTCGACGGCCGTGCGGTCGCGGTGGGTGCCCCGGCCCGGCTGACGGACGACGCCCTCGACGGGGTCGCGGAACTGGAGGAGTCCGGCCGTACCGCCGTCCTGGTCGTCGTCGACGGCACCCCCGCCGGACTGCTCGGCATCGCCGACCGGCCGCGCCCGGACGCCGCCGCCACGGTCGCCGCCCTCACCACGCTCACCGGCGCCGCCCCGACCCTTCTCACCGGCGACAACCCCCGGGCCGCCGCGCACCTCGCCGCCGAGACCGGCATCGACGACGTGCGCGCCGGGCTGCTGCCGCAGGACAAGCTGGCCGCCGTCCAGGAGATGGCGAGCGCGGGCCGCAAGGTGCTGGTCGTCGGGGACGGCGTCAACGACGCACCCGCCCTGGCCGCCGCCCACACCGGAATCGCCATGGGCCGGGCGGGCTCCGACCTCGCCCTGGAGACCGCAGACGCCGTGATCGTGCGCGACGAACTCGCCGCCGTCCCCGCCACCGTCGCCCTCTCCCGTCGCGCCCGCCGACTGGTCGTCCAGAACCTCGTGATCGCCGGGGTGTTCATCGCCGGCCTCGTCGTCTGGGACCTGGCGGGCGACCTGCCGCTGCCCCTGGGGGTCGCCGGCCACGAGGGCTCCACGGTCCTCGTCGGACTGAACGGCCTGCGGCTGCTGAGGGAATCGGCCTGGCAGAAGGCCGCCGCCGAGGGGAGCGCCTGA
- a CDS encoding LacI family DNA-binding transcriptional regulator, with the protein MTPSATDGPVPKGRSRRNFAGTRPVMADVARLAGVSKQTVSRVLNDHPAVRPETREAVLEAMRTLGYRPSRSARSLASGRTRMLGVISFDAARYGPASILTAINTAAQEAGYLVSSIALDTADHGTVVEAVNRLSAEGADGVIAIAPQQWVGRALAETELGTPLVVLESALDDSTPLVTGDSRTGARKATEHLLGLGHATVWHIAGPTGWTSADHRLASWQETLQAAGADVPAPLVGDWGADSGYELGRRLARRPEVTAVFASNDQMALGLLHALHESGRSVPGEVSVVGYDDIPEAAHLLPPLTTVRTDFAEIGTRSLRLLLDRIDGPGERPRVDSLVPVDLVVRASSGPPPVG; encoded by the coding sequence ATGACACCGAGCGCCACCGACGGCCCGGTTCCCAAGGGCCGCAGCAGGCGCAACTTCGCGGGGACGCGGCCGGTGATGGCCGACGTGGCCCGGCTGGCCGGCGTCTCCAAGCAGACCGTCTCCCGCGTGCTCAACGACCACCCGGCCGTCCGCCCCGAGACGCGTGAGGCGGTCCTGGAGGCGATGCGGACGCTCGGCTACCGGCCCAGCCGCAGCGCGCGGTCCCTGGCCAGCGGCAGGACCCGGATGCTCGGCGTGATCTCCTTCGACGCCGCACGGTACGGGCCCGCCTCCATCCTGACCGCGATCAACACCGCGGCGCAGGAGGCCGGTTACCTCGTCAGCTCCATCGCCCTGGACACGGCCGACCACGGGACCGTCGTCGAGGCCGTGAACCGGCTGTCGGCCGAGGGGGCGGACGGCGTCATCGCGATCGCCCCGCAGCAGTGGGTGGGCCGCGCGCTGGCGGAGACCGAGCTCGGCACTCCCCTGGTGGTGCTGGAGAGCGCCCTCGACGACAGCACTCCCCTGGTCACGGGTGATTCCCGTACCGGCGCCCGTAAGGCCACCGAGCATCTCCTCGGCCTGGGGCACGCCACCGTCTGGCACATCGCGGGTCCGACCGGCTGGACCTCCGCCGACCATCGGCTGGCGAGCTGGCAGGAGACGCTCCAGGCGGCCGGTGCCGATGTCCCGGCACCCCTCGTCGGGGACTGGGGCGCCGACTCCGGTTACGAACTGGGCCGTCGGCTGGCCCGGCGCCCGGAGGTGACGGCCGTGTTCGCCTCCAACGACCAGATGGCGCTGGGCCTGCTGCACGCCCTGCACGAATCCGGGCGGTCCGTCCCCGGGGAGGTCAGTGTCGTCGGCTACGACGACATCCCCGAGGCCGCGCATCTGCTGCCCCCGCTGACCACTGTCCGCACCGACTTCGCCGAGATCGGCACGCGGTCCCTGCGTCTTCTCCTGGACCGTATCGACGGCCCGGGCGAGCGGCCCCGTGTGGACAGCCTCGTCCCCGTGGACCTCGTCGTGCGCGCGAGCAGCGGTCCGCCGCCGGTGGGCTGA
- a CDS encoding glycoside hydrolase family 35 protein codes for MPALTTTSDGFLLHGEPFRILSGALHYFRVHPDLWADRLRKARLMGLNTVETYLPWNHHQPDPDGPLVLDGFLDLPRFLRLARDEGLRVLLRPGPFICAEWDGGGLPDWLTSDPDIRLRTSDPRFTGAVDRYLDLLLPALRPYMAAAGGPVIAVQVENEYGAYGDDSAYLKHLADAFRSRGVEELLFTCDQADPEHLATGTLPGVLAASTFGSRVEQSLGRLREHRSEGPLFCAEFWIGWFDHWGGPHHVRDAADAAADLDRLLSAGASVNIYMFHGGTNFGFANGANHKHAYTPTITSYDYDAALTECGDPGPKYHAFREVIARHAGVPDEPFPDPGPKLPPTDVKLAGRAPLLPLADTLAPPVHADDPVTMDELGQRTGYALYRTTLPTAGDGLLHFSGGVGDRAQVFVDGAPVGVLERERHDETLPVRVPRSGATLEVLVENLGGVNYGPRIGAPKGLLGPVSFSGAALRGWDCRPLPLDDVEGLPFVPADGSTVTVPAFHRGTFAVDTPADAFLALPGWTKGQAWVNGFHLGRYWNRGPQHTLYLPAPVLRPGANELVLLELHGTTVTRAQLTDTPDLGPENTW; via the coding sequence ATGCCCGCTCTGACGACGACGTCCGACGGATTCCTGCTGCACGGCGAGCCGTTCCGGATCCTCTCCGGCGCGCTGCACTACTTCCGTGTCCACCCCGACCTGTGGGCCGACCGGTTGCGCAAGGCCCGGCTGATGGGCCTCAACACGGTGGAGACGTACCTTCCGTGGAACCACCACCAGCCGGATCCCGACGGGCCCCTCGTGCTCGACGGCTTCCTCGACCTGCCCCGGTTCCTGCGGCTCGCCCGGGACGAGGGGCTGCGTGTGCTGCTGCGTCCGGGTCCGTTCATCTGCGCCGAATGGGACGGGGGCGGCCTGCCCGACTGGCTGACCTCGGACCCGGACATCCGGCTGCGGACCAGCGATCCGCGCTTCACCGGGGCCGTCGACCGCTATCTCGACCTGCTGCTGCCCGCGCTCCGCCCCTACATGGCGGCGGCGGGCGGTCCCGTCATCGCGGTGCAGGTGGAGAACGAGTACGGGGCCTACGGCGACGACAGCGCGTATCTGAAGCACCTGGCCGACGCGTTCCGCTCCCGAGGGGTGGAGGAACTGCTCTTCACCTGCGACCAGGCCGACCCAGAGCACTTGGCCACCGGAACCCTGCCCGGCGTCCTGGCCGCCAGCACCTTCGGCAGCCGTGTCGAGCAGTCCCTCGGGCGGCTGCGCGAGCACCGGAGTGAAGGGCCCCTGTTCTGCGCGGAGTTCTGGATCGGCTGGTTCGACCACTGGGGCGGTCCGCACCATGTGCGGGACGCGGCCGACGCCGCCGCGGACCTGGACCGGCTGCTGTCCGCCGGGGCGTCCGTGAACATCTACATGTTCCACGGCGGCACCAACTTCGGCTTCGCCAACGGGGCCAACCACAAGCACGCCTACACCCCGACCATCACGTCCTACGACTACGACGCCGCGCTCACCGAGTGCGGCGACCCGGGGCCGAAGTACCACGCCTTCCGCGAGGTCATCGCCCGCCATGCCGGCGTTCCCGACGAGCCCTTCCCGGACCCGGGACCCAAACTCCCGCCCACCGATGTGAAGTTGGCTGGCCGGGCGCCCCTGCTGCCGCTCGCCGATACGCTCGCCCCACCCGTGCACGCCGACGACCCCGTGACCATGGACGAGCTCGGGCAGCGCACCGGCTACGCGCTCTACCGCACCACCCTTCCCACTGCCGGTGACGGTCTGCTGCACTTCTCCGGCGGTGTCGGCGACCGCGCCCAGGTCTTCGTCGACGGCGCCCCGGTCGGTGTACTGGAGCGCGAACGCCACGACGAGACACTGCCCGTGCGCGTCCCCCGCTCCGGCGCGACGCTGGAGGTCCTCGTCGAGAACCTGGGCGGCGTCAACTACGGGCCTCGTATCGGCGCGCCCAAGGGCCTGCTCGGGCCCGTCTCCTTCAGCGGCGCCGCCCTGCGGGGCTGGGACTGCCGCCCGCTGCCGCTGGACGACGTGGAGGGGCTGCCGTTCGTACCGGCCGACGGGTCCACGGTCACCGTGCCGGCCTTCCATCGCGGCACCTTCGCGGTGGACACGCCCGCCGACGCCTTCCTCGCCCTGCCCGGCTGGACGAAGGGCCAGGCGTGGGTCAACGGCTTCCACCTCGGCCGCTACTGGAACCGGGGCCCGCAGCACACCCTGTACCTCCCCGCACCGGTTCTGCGGCCGGGCGCCAACGAGCTGGTCCTGCTGGAGCTGCACGGCACGACCGTCACCCGCGCCCAACTCACCGACACCCCCGACCTCGGCCCGGAGAACACCTGGTGA
- a CDS encoding MFS transporter gives MTDQPIAQLDSHPSLTSPAPVFSGAAVVASCAGFVLIGALQALYGPAIPAFRGEFGLSPSAAGLGLSAHFVGGVVGVLLFDRLFGRVGNRLVLGSSYALMAVGAAGFALAPEWSAALAAALLAGVGFGGVDYGLNQLFAVGFGHRSTAMLNILNAHFGIGAILGPALIGVVGSEHYPAVFLCFALANLPLLLCLRGVRNEVPLPGGGEGGGRGQVLGRSLRCVLGVFVALYVLHVAVEAGVGGWEPTHLETVGYGAGVAATATSVYWLMMTVGRFLVAPLALRFSAQAIITVSCAGMTVCLLAASVPALAPYAYAGVGLFIAPIFPTGLPWLNRAAPRARRAGAVVIAASMVGGVAAGPALGKAIEWSGIRAVPLLLCGVSALCLAATLWLIRATRSQ, from the coding sequence GTGACCGACCAGCCGATCGCGCAGCTCGACTCTCACCCCTCCCTCACCTCGCCCGCCCCGGTCTTCAGCGGGGCCGCTGTCGTGGCGTCCTGTGCCGGCTTTGTTCTCATCGGGGCGTTGCAGGCGCTGTACGGGCCCGCGATCCCGGCGTTTCGTGGGGAGTTCGGGCTGTCGCCGTCTGCTGCGGGGCTGGGGCTGAGTGCGCATTTCGTCGGTGGTGTGGTCGGGGTGCTGCTGTTCGACCGGCTCTTCGGCCGGGTCGGGAACCGGCTCGTCCTCGGCAGTTCGTACGCGCTGATGGCCGTCGGCGCGGCGGGGTTCGCGCTGGCGCCCGAGTGGTCCGCCGCCCTCGCGGCGGCCCTGCTCGCGGGGGTCGGTTTCGGTGGCGTCGACTACGGTCTCAACCAGCTGTTCGCCGTGGGCTTCGGTCACCGTTCGACCGCGATGCTGAACATCCTCAACGCCCACTTCGGCATCGGCGCCATCCTCGGCCCCGCACTGATCGGCGTGGTCGGCTCGGAGCACTACCCGGCCGTCTTTCTCTGCTTCGCCCTCGCCAATCTGCCCTTGCTGCTGTGTCTGAGGGGAGTCCGGAACGAGGTGCCCCTGCCGGGCGGAGGCGAGGGCGGCGGACGTGGGCAGGTTCTGGGCCGGAGTCTCCGTTGCGTGCTCGGCGTCTTCGTCGCGCTCTACGTCCTGCATGTCGCCGTCGAGGCCGGTGTCGGCGGCTGGGAGCCGACCCATCTGGAGACCGTCGGCTACGGCGCGGGCGTCGCGGCCACCGCGACCTCGGTGTACTGGCTGATGATGACCGTCGGGCGCTTCCTGGTCGCCCCGCTCGCGTTGCGGTTCTCCGCGCAGGCCATCATCACCGTCTCGTGCGCGGGCATGACGGTGTGTCTGCTGGCCGCGTCCGTGCCGGCGCTGGCTCCGTACGCGTACGCCGGTGTCGGTCTGTTCATCGCGCCGATCTTCCCCACCGGGCTGCCCTGGCTGAACCGGGCCGCGCCGCGCGCCCGGCGGGCCGGTGCCGTGGTCATCGCGGCCTCCATGGTCGGCGGTGTCGCCGCGGGGCCGGCGCTGGGCAAGGCCATCGAGTGGTCCGGGATCCGTGCGGTGCCGCTTCTGCTGTGCGGAGTCTCCGCGCTGTGCCTCGCCGCCACGCTCTGGCTCATCCGCGCCACCCGATCTCAGTGA
- a CDS encoding haloacid dehalogenase type II translates to MREIVTFDAYGTLVDFQLGPTTLKVLEDRLDLDNLDVDEFLDDFRVMRFQAVLEAYRPYHEVLHSSLRNAMRLHGLEYRTSDGDALVEAVPTFGPFPEVPDALRALKTRYEIAIISNTDDNLIARNVENIGVEFDHVITAQQAGAYKPDRQTFEHAFKTMGVEPSQVIHTAQGWEYDHIPTRDLGLKRRVWINRFGRPGSADYQPYDELRDMTGLPKLLGC, encoded by the coding sequence ATGCGAGAGATCGTCACCTTCGACGCCTACGGCACCCTGGTCGACTTCCAGCTCGGCCCCACCACCCTGAAGGTCCTTGAGGACCGTCTCGACCTGGACAACCTGGACGTCGACGAGTTCCTCGACGACTTCCGCGTCATGCGCTTCCAGGCCGTCCTGGAGGCCTACCGCCCCTACCACGAGGTCCTGCACTCCAGCCTGCGCAACGCCATGCGGTTGCACGGCCTGGAGTACCGCACCTCCGACGGCGACGCCCTCGTGGAGGCCGTCCCCACCTTCGGCCCGTTCCCGGAGGTCCCGGACGCCCTGCGCGCCCTGAAGACCAGGTACGAGATCGCCATCATCTCCAACACCGACGACAACCTGATCGCGCGGAACGTCGAGAACATCGGCGTCGAGTTCGACCACGTCATCACCGCCCAGCAGGCCGGCGCCTACAAGCCGGACCGGCAGACCTTCGAGCACGCCTTCAAGACCATGGGCGTCGAACCCTCCCAGGTCATCCACACCGCCCAGGGCTGGGAGTACGACCACATCCCGACCCGCGACCTCGGCCTGAAGCGCCGGGTATGGATCAACCGCTTCGGCCGCCCCGGCAGCGCCGACTACCAGCCCTACGACGAGCTGCGCGACATGACGGGCCTGCCGAAGCTGCTCGGCTGCTGA
- a CDS encoding NAD(P)/FAD-dependent oxidoreductase, with amino-acid sequence MKQIPYWLDTAPALPDRSGKDLPDEADVVVIGGGLTGLSTAYHAARKGARVVLVEKDKVGSGASGRNGSMCTQGLTIGVGEARKRYGQERARELYDAFREAVDVVEEITRTERIDCDFHRAGRLGVAFKPQHFEGMRATQRDLADNFGHETRLLTRAELKSELNSDYYHGALLDPLSAALHVGKYVHGLAEAAERAGAEIHERNAATGLTRLPGGGFVVETLHGTIRAKQVMAATDAYTDKAMPWFRKRLINVGSFIVVTEPLGEERAKSLIPNGRLVVDSKNIGHYIRLTPDHRLAFGGRARFAPSNPASDVKSGDILKREMTEIFPQLAGVRIDYVWGGMVGFSWDRLPHAGETDGLYYSMGYCGHGVQMATYMGRAVAEMMDGRPEANPLRGLGFPKVPVPFYNGTPWFLPFGGAYYKAKDKLR; translated from the coding sequence ATGAAGCAGATCCCCTACTGGCTCGACACCGCCCCCGCCCTGCCCGACCGCTCCGGAAAGGACCTGCCCGACGAGGCGGACGTGGTCGTGATCGGCGGCGGCCTCACCGGCCTGTCCACCGCCTACCACGCCGCCCGCAAGGGCGCCCGGGTCGTCCTCGTAGAGAAGGACAAGGTCGGCTCGGGCGCCTCCGGACGCAACGGCAGCATGTGTACCCAGGGCCTCACCATCGGCGTCGGCGAGGCCCGCAAACGCTACGGCCAGGAGCGCGCCCGGGAGCTGTACGACGCCTTCCGCGAGGCGGTCGACGTGGTCGAGGAGATCACCCGGACCGAGCGGATCGACTGCGACTTCCACCGCGCCGGCCGCCTCGGAGTCGCCTTCAAACCGCAGCACTTCGAGGGCATGCGGGCCACCCAGCGCGACCTGGCCGACAACTTCGGCCACGAGACCCGGCTCCTGACCCGCGCCGAGCTGAAGTCGGAACTGAACTCGGACTACTACCACGGCGCCCTGCTCGACCCGCTCAGCGCCGCCCTGCACGTCGGCAAGTACGTCCACGGACTCGCCGAGGCCGCCGAACGGGCCGGCGCGGAGATCCACGAACGCAACGCCGCCACCGGCCTCACCCGCCTCCCCGGCGGCGGCTTCGTGGTCGAGACGCTCCACGGCACCATCCGCGCCAAGCAGGTGATGGCGGCGACCGACGCCTACACCGACAAGGCGATGCCGTGGTTCCGCAAGCGGCTCATCAACGTCGGCAGCTTCATCGTCGTCACCGAGCCGCTGGGCGAGGAGCGTGCCAAGTCACTCATCCCGAACGGCCGTCTGGTGGTGGACTCCAAGAACATCGGCCACTACATCCGCCTCACCCCGGACCACCGCCTCGCCTTCGGCGGCCGGGCCCGCTTCGCCCCGTCCAACCCGGCCTCCGACGTCAAGAGCGGCGACATCCTGAAGCGGGAGATGACCGAGATCTTCCCGCAGCTCGCCGGGGTGCGGATCGACTACGTGTGGGGCGGCATGGTCGGCTTCTCCTGGGACCGCCTCCCGCACGCGGGCGAGACCGACGGCCTGTACTACTCGATGGGGTACTGCGGCCACGGGGTCCAGATGGCCACCTACATGGGCCGCGCGGTCGCCGAGATGATGGACGGCCGCCCGGAGGCCAACCCGCTGCGCGGCCTCGGCTTCCCGAAGGTCCCGGTGCCCTTCTACAACGGCACCCCCTGGTTCCTGCCGTTCGGCGGCGCCTACTACAAGGCCAAGGACAAGCTGCGCTGA